The Candidatus Mycolicibacterium alkanivorans genome contains a region encoding:
- a CDS encoding acyl-CoA carboxylase subunit beta: protein MTASTTAEKLAELRAKLELAKEPGGEAAAAKRDKRGIPSARARIHALLDPGSFLEIGALARTPGDPNALFGDGVVTGHGTINGRPVGVFSHDQSVFGGSVGEMFGRKVARLMEWVAMVGCPIIGINDSGGARIQDAVTSLAWYAELGRRHELLSGAVPQISIILGKCAGGAVYSPIQTDLVVAVRDQGYMFVTGPDVIKDVTGEDVTLDELGGADHQARYGNIHQVVDSEKDAFAYVRDFLEFLPPNTFDDAPIINPGLEPEITPHDLELDSIVPDADNTAYDMHEILLRIFDDGDFLDVAAQAGQAMITGFARVDGRPVGVVANQPMYMSGAIDNEASDKAARFVRFCDSFNVPLVFVVDTPGFLPGVEQEKNGIIKRGGRFLYAVVEADVPKVTITIRKSYGGAYAVMGSKQLTADLNFAWPTARIAVIGAEGAAQLLMKRFPDPKAPEVQKIRADFIEGYNLNMAIPYIAAERGFIDAVIEPHKTRLLLRKSLKLLRDKQIQRVQRKHGLIPI, encoded by the coding sequence GTGACCGCCAGCACAACTGCCGAGAAACTGGCCGAACTCCGCGCGAAGCTGGAGTTGGCCAAGGAACCCGGCGGTGAGGCGGCCGCCGCCAAGCGTGACAAGCGCGGCATTCCCAGCGCGCGGGCCCGGATCCACGCACTGCTCGACCCGGGCAGCTTCCTGGAGATCGGCGCGCTTGCCCGCACCCCCGGTGACCCCAACGCACTCTTCGGAGACGGTGTGGTCACCGGCCACGGCACCATCAACGGCCGGCCGGTGGGTGTCTTCTCCCACGACCAGAGCGTCTTCGGCGGTTCGGTGGGAGAGATGTTCGGCCGCAAGGTCGCCCGGCTGATGGAGTGGGTCGCCATGGTCGGCTGCCCGATCATCGGCATCAATGACTCCGGCGGGGCGCGCATCCAGGACGCGGTGACCTCGCTGGCCTGGTACGCCGAACTGGGCCGCCGCCACGAACTGCTGTCCGGCGCGGTGCCCCAGATCTCGATCATCCTGGGCAAGTGCGCGGGCGGTGCGGTCTACTCGCCGATCCAGACCGACCTGGTGGTCGCCGTCCGTGACCAGGGCTACATGTTCGTCACCGGTCCCGACGTCATCAAGGACGTCACCGGTGAGGACGTCACCCTCGACGAGCTCGGCGGCGCGGACCACCAGGCCCGCTACGGCAACATCCACCAGGTGGTGGACTCCGAGAAGGACGCCTTCGCCTACGTCCGCGACTTCCTGGAGTTCTTGCCGCCCAACACTTTCGACGACGCACCGATCATCAACCCCGGTCTGGAACCGGAGATCACCCCGCACGACCTCGAGCTCGACAGCATCGTTCCGGACGCCGACAACACCGCCTACGACATGCACGAGATCCTGCTGCGGATCTTCGACGACGGCGACTTCCTCGACGTCGCCGCCCAGGCCGGCCAGGCGATGATCACCGGCTTCGCGCGGGTCGACGGCCGTCCCGTCGGGGTGGTGGCCAACCAGCCGATGTACATGTCCGGCGCGATCGACAACGAGGCCTCCGACAAAGCCGCCCGCTTCGTGCGGTTCTGCGACTCGTTCAACGTGCCGCTGGTGTTCGTCGTCGATACCCCGGGCTTCCTGCCGGGCGTCGAGCAGGAGAAGAACGGCATCATCAAGCGCGGCGGCCGGTTCCTCTATGCGGTCGTGGAGGCCGATGTGCCGAAGGTGACGATCACCATCCGCAAGTCCTACGGCGGCGCGTACGCGGTGATGGGTTCCAAGCAGTTGACGGCCGATCTCAACTTCGCCTGGCCGACGGCGCGCATCGCGGTGATCGGCGCCGAGGGCGCCGCGCAGCTGTTGATGAAGCGCTTCCCGGACCCGAAAGCACCCGAGGTGCAGAAGATCCGTGCCGACTTCATCGAGGGCTACAACCTCAACATGGCCATCCCCTACATCGCTGCAGAGCGCGGCTTCATCGACGCCGTCATCGAGCCGCACAAAACCCGCCTGTTGCTGCGCAAGTCATTGAAGCTGTTGCGCGACAAGCAGATTCAGCGAGTCCAGCGCAAACACGGCCTGATCCCGATCTAG
- a CDS encoding thioesterase II family protein: MTSERRLYIFPHTGGSADFYVPFARAFTGGTRCVAVQYPGKRAGKDLSQYTSIPDLADKLCAMLKPADTPAAGVAFFGHSMGALLAFEVALRFEQAGNPIAALFVSASAAPGLWRQRVDMTDSNDLQLLGMISDVTGANPEFLKDDQFAATLLPTLRGLKAVTTYECPPDATVSCPIHGLMAENDELANAELMAPWAQRTTATCGLTEFPGDHFYINSNLPQLSQWVEERIVPSCGDT, from the coding sequence GTGACCAGCGAGCGGCGGCTCTACATCTTCCCGCACACCGGCGGCTCGGCGGATTTCTACGTGCCATTCGCCCGGGCGTTCACCGGCGGCACCAGATGCGTGGCGGTCCAGTACCCGGGCAAGCGCGCCGGTAAGGACTTGTCGCAGTACACGAGCATCCCGGACCTGGCGGACAAGCTGTGCGCCATGCTCAAGCCGGCCGACACCCCCGCCGCCGGGGTGGCATTCTTCGGCCACAGCATGGGAGCGTTGCTCGCCTTCGAGGTTGCCCTGCGCTTCGAGCAGGCCGGCAACCCGATCGCCGCGCTGTTCGTGTCGGCCAGCGCCGCCCCCGGGCTGTGGCGCCAGCGGGTCGACATGACCGACTCCAACGATCTGCAGCTGCTCGGCATGATCAGTGACGTCACCGGCGCAAATCCGGAGTTCCTCAAGGACGACCAGTTCGCCGCGACCCTGTTGCCGACACTGCGCGGACTCAAGGCGGTGACGACCTACGAATGCCCGCCGGACGCCACCGTCTCATGTCCCATCCACGGGCTGATGGCCGAGAACGACGAGCTGGCCAACGCCGAGTTGATGGCCCCGTGGGCCCAGCGAACCACGGCTACCTGTGGCCTCACCGAGTTCCCGGGAGACCATTTCTACATCAATTCCAACCTGCCCCAGCTGTCCCAGTGGGTCGAGGAGCGCATCGTCCCGAGCTGCGGCGACACGTAG
- a CDS encoding AMP-binding protein, giving the protein MLNTKMTLPALLRHQATTQGDVLAFSFMDGAVIGTGHPESLTWNQLYRRVLTLAEELRHVATKGDRVAILAPQGLDYVVAFYASLQAGMIAVPLSVPMFGVHDQRVESALEDSAPSVLLTTSAAVADVNKYANPHGGRPAPTVIEVDVIDVDVTRALDETDDSRHGPAYLQYTSGSTRTPAGVIVSHQNVTSNIEQVVSDYFVEYGGTVPDEAAVVSWLPFFHDMGLIMGVCSPLVTGCDAVLTSPLAFLAKPASWMQLMAQNTMCFSGAPNFAFELAMRRTTDADLEGLDLSQVHAILSGAERVHYSTVKRFVDRFAKFGLTEKVIRPSYGLAEATLYVASPPVSETVGTARFDLQQLAAGVAQRCDAGRESGTQLVGYGPPQAYPVRIVDPETGIEVPEGAIGEIWTRGDNVALGYWRKSEQTARVFRARINNPSEGTPAGPWLRTGDLGAISDGEMFIMGRLKDLLIVDGRNHYPEDIEATIREVTGGRVAAIAVEDEASENLVAIVEVKPAPQLESVKHEVADAVWKSHNLRMGDLVLVPPGSIPITTSGKIRRSSCVEIYREGEFHRLDIAV; this is encoded by the coding sequence ATGCTGAACACCAAAATGACACTCCCCGCCCTGCTGCGCCACCAGGCGACCACCCAGGGCGACGTCCTGGCTTTCTCCTTCATGGACGGCGCGGTGATCGGGACGGGCCACCCCGAGAGTCTGACCTGGAATCAGCTGTACCGCCGGGTGCTGACGCTGGCCGAGGAGCTGCGGCACGTCGCCACCAAGGGTGACCGGGTCGCGATCCTGGCTCCGCAGGGGCTCGACTACGTCGTCGCCTTCTACGCCTCGCTGCAGGCCGGCATGATCGCCGTGCCGCTGTCGGTGCCGATGTTCGGTGTCCACGACCAGCGGGTGGAGTCCGCGCTCGAGGACAGCGCACCGTCGGTTCTGCTGACCACGTCGGCCGCGGTCGCCGACGTCAACAAGTACGCCAACCCGCACGGCGGCCGCCCCGCGCCCACCGTGATCGAGGTCGACGTCATCGACGTCGATGTCACCCGTGCGCTCGACGAGACCGACGATTCGCGGCACGGCCCGGCCTACCTGCAGTACACCTCTGGCTCGACCCGCACGCCGGCCGGCGTGATCGTCTCGCACCAGAACGTGACCAGCAACATCGAGCAGGTCGTCAGCGACTACTTCGTCGAGTACGGCGGCACGGTGCCCGACGAGGCCGCGGTGGTGTCGTGGCTTCCGTTCTTCCACGACATGGGCCTGATCATGGGTGTCTGCTCGCCCCTGGTGACCGGGTGCGACGCGGTGTTGACCAGCCCGCTGGCGTTCCTGGCCAAGCCGGCGAGCTGGATGCAGCTGATGGCCCAGAACACGATGTGCTTCTCGGGCGCACCCAACTTCGCCTTCGAGCTCGCGATGCGCCGGACCACCGACGCCGACCTGGAAGGCCTGGATCTCAGCCAGGTGCACGCGATCCTCAGCGGCGCCGAGCGCGTGCACTACAGCACCGTCAAGCGGTTCGTCGACCGCTTCGCCAAGTTCGGGCTCACCGAGAAGGTCATCCGGCCTTCCTACGGCCTGGCGGAGGCGACGCTCTACGTCGCCTCGCCGCCGGTCTCGGAGACCGTCGGCACCGCCCGCTTCGACCTGCAGCAGCTCGCCGCCGGCGTCGCGCAGCGCTGCGATGCCGGGCGGGAGAGCGGAACCCAGCTGGTCGGCTACGGCCCGCCGCAGGCGTATCCGGTCCGCATCGTGGATCCGGAGACCGGCATCGAGGTGCCCGAGGGAGCCATCGGCGAGATCTGGACCCGTGGTGACAACGTGGCACTCGGCTACTGGCGCAAGTCCGAGCAGACCGCCCGGGTGTTCCGGGCCCGGATCAACAACCCGTCCGAAGGCACCCCGGCCGGGCCGTGGCTGCGTACCGGCGACCTCGGCGCGATCAGCGACGGCGAGATGTTCATCATGGGTCGGCTCAAGGACCTGCTGATCGTCGACGGCCGCAACCACTACCCCGAGGACATCGAGGCCACCATCCGCGAGGTCACCGGCGGCCGGGTCGCCGCCATCGCGGTCGAGGACGAGGCGTCCGAGAACCTGGTGGCGATCGTCGAGGTCAAGCCGGCGCCGCAGCTGGAGTCGGTGAAGCACGAGGTCGCCGACGCGGTGTGGAAGTCCCACAACCTGCGCATGGGTGACCTGGTGCTGGTCCCGCCCGGCTCCATCCCGATCACCACCAGCGGCAAGATCCGTCGCTCGTCCTGTGTCGAGATCTACCGCGAGGGTGAGTTCCACCGACTGGACATCGCGGTATGA
- a CDS encoding type I polyketide synthase has product MTSFGDDEAELRHWLVDYLVTTIGCNPDEVDLDIPFNELGVGSRDGVVLSGELAELMRRPVSPIDIWQNPTVNGLAHALTHPDVEAARAAEGNPATLTEPIAIIGLGCRLPGDVNGPDALWDLLAARRSAVTTVPDDRWEPFDDGSAQTAQALAGTTKWGSFLDDVAGFDADFFGITPREADYIDPQQRLVLEVTVEALEHAGIPAESLQRSRTGVFVGACVSEYGYLASRDLSRIEAWTGTGGSLSIIANRLSYFLDLRGPSLTIDTACSSSLVAVHLACQSLRTGQSELAIAGGVNLLLSPVVTRSFDQAAAMSPTGACHAFDAAADGFVRGEGCGVAVLKRLSDALRDGDRVLAVVRGSAVNQDGRSNGLMAPSPAAQAAVLRAACADAGVEPTQVDYVEAHGTGTLLGDPIEARALGAVYGRGRQPEPLLVGAAKTNLGHLEAAAGIAGLIKTTLAVQRGEIPPNQRFDNPNPHIPFDDLCLKVVDEQTEWPVTGAPRLAGVSAFGFGGTNAHVVLEQAPQVPAAPAEAEPAVTTLVVSGKSPERLAATAAMLADWMTGAGAQVPLADVAHTLNHHRSHQPTFATVCAANRDEAVAGLQALAAGQTGPGVVGPHQGACGPGVVFVYSGQGSQWAGMGRQLLADEPAFAEAVATLEPDFVAEVGFSLHDVLAEGREPTGIEQIQPVLVGIQLALTALWRSYRVEPDAVIGHSMGEVSAAVAAGALTPAEGFRVIATRSQLMSRRAATGAIALLELDATATEALLVDVPDVTVAVYASPRQTVVAGPTEAVDAVVARATAQNTFARRVNVDVASHHAMMDPILPELKDALADLIPGFPVIPVISTVENAGDAPQFDADHWVANLRNPVRFSDAIATAGATNSTFIEISPHPLLIKAISDTLDDPDTGNKHHHSLGTLLRDTNDTVAFHTSLNATFTARPPVGEHPPEPHPALPTTPWRHTRHWLDFTPALSGNRFGPRRGKPLAAEDCPVPVDWLYEPSWPNRPLPTEPAASTGSWLVVGDDELAAELGSGPITDVANVLYAPRATDSSIDIAAAYKLFNDARRLVTELIARPSQPKLFFLTRNAQPVADGDRANPVQAVLWGLGRTLALEHPEIWGGVIDVDESMPAVLAARLVRDEATAGDGEDQVVYRSGTRHVPRLKATSPTASDAAPAKDSSHLVIGATGHIGPALIRQLAEMGAGTIVAVSRNPGDRLEELGRQLDSTGTTLVQVAADVTDQTAMAALFDRFGSDLPPLEGIYLAAFAGGPVTLRDMTDDDVSTMFRPKLDALGVLHALSLRTNVRHFVMFSSISGLLGSRWLAHYTATSNFLDTFAYARRNLGLPATVVNWGLWKSLAEQQSDAGEVMSNAGLKPMRDEVAIRALPLAMGSDAPVQTTVVDADWPLLAAAYRTRGALRIVDDVLARQEAVNGDAPESEFRKELRQCPPERRRQVLADHIVAMASAIIGLSPEQAVDPEAGFFQLGMDSLMSVTLQRRLSASLGIALPAALIYEYPTISSLTDALCERMGYATAEQSPAAVRPGLGARAQQRARARQGAAANRRKGRVV; this is encoded by the coding sequence ATGACGTCCTTCGGGGACGACGAAGCCGAACTCCGCCACTGGTTGGTCGACTACCTGGTCACCACGATCGGTTGCAACCCCGACGAGGTAGACCTCGACATTCCGTTCAATGAACTCGGCGTCGGATCGCGCGACGGCGTCGTGCTGTCCGGCGAGTTGGCCGAGCTCATGCGGCGGCCGGTGTCGCCGATCGACATCTGGCAGAACCCGACGGTGAACGGCCTGGCCCACGCGCTGACCCATCCCGACGTCGAGGCGGCCCGCGCCGCCGAAGGCAATCCTGCAACCCTCACCGAGCCGATCGCCATCATCGGGCTCGGCTGCCGGCTGCCCGGCGACGTCAACGGACCCGACGCACTGTGGGACCTGCTGGCGGCGCGCCGCTCGGCGGTGACGACGGTGCCCGACGACCGGTGGGAGCCGTTCGACGATGGGTCCGCGCAGACGGCGCAGGCGCTGGCGGGCACCACCAAGTGGGGTTCGTTCCTGGATGACGTCGCGGGTTTCGACGCCGACTTCTTCGGGATCACGCCGCGCGAGGCCGATTACATCGACCCTCAGCAGCGGCTGGTACTCGAGGTGACCGTCGAAGCGCTCGAGCACGCCGGCATCCCGGCCGAGTCGCTGCAGCGCTCCCGGACCGGCGTGTTCGTCGGCGCCTGCGTGAGCGAGTACGGGTACCTGGCCTCGCGCGACCTCAGCCGGATCGAGGCCTGGACCGGAACCGGCGGATCGCTGAGCATCATCGCCAACCGGCTGTCCTACTTTCTCGACCTGCGTGGGCCCTCGCTGACCATCGACACCGCCTGCTCGTCGTCGCTGGTGGCGGTGCACCTGGCCTGCCAGAGCCTGCGCACCGGTCAATCCGAGCTGGCCATCGCCGGCGGGGTCAATCTGCTGCTCTCACCCGTCGTGACGCGCAGCTTCGACCAGGCTGCGGCGATGTCGCCCACCGGCGCCTGCCACGCCTTCGACGCGGCGGCCGACGGATTCGTCCGTGGCGAGGGCTGTGGGGTGGCCGTGCTCAAGCGCCTCTCCGATGCGCTGCGTGACGGCGATCGGGTGCTCGCGGTCGTGCGTGGCTCCGCGGTCAACCAGGACGGCCGGTCCAACGGCCTCATGGCACCCAGTCCGGCCGCTCAGGCCGCCGTGTTGCGGGCCGCCTGCGCCGACGCCGGTGTCGAGCCCACCCAGGTGGACTACGTCGAGGCGCACGGCACCGGAACCCTGCTGGGTGACCCCATCGAGGCCCGTGCGCTTGGCGCCGTCTACGGACGGGGACGCCAGCCGGAGCCGCTGCTGGTCGGCGCCGCCAAGACGAACCTCGGCCACCTCGAGGCGGCCGCGGGTATCGCCGGTCTGATCAAGACCACGTTGGCGGTGCAGCGCGGCGAGATCCCGCCCAATCAGCGCTTCGACAACCCCAATCCGCACATCCCGTTCGACGACCTCTGCCTGAAAGTGGTCGACGAGCAGACCGAATGGCCGGTGACGGGAGCGCCTCGACTGGCGGGTGTGTCGGCATTCGGCTTCGGCGGCACGAACGCGCACGTGGTGCTGGAGCAGGCGCCGCAGGTCCCGGCAGCCCCGGCCGAGGCCGAGCCGGCGGTGACCACCCTGGTGGTCAGCGGCAAGAGTCCCGAGCGTCTGGCGGCGACGGCCGCGATGCTGGCCGACTGGATGACCGGCGCCGGGGCACAGGTGCCGCTGGCCGACGTGGCGCACACCCTCAACCACCACCGCTCCCACCAGCCGACGTTCGCGACGGTCTGCGCCGCCAACCGCGACGAGGCCGTCGCCGGACTGCAGGCGCTGGCGGCCGGCCAGACCGGCCCCGGCGTGGTGGGCCCGCACCAGGGCGCGTGCGGTCCTGGCGTCGTGTTCGTCTACTCCGGTCAGGGTTCCCAGTGGGCCGGGATGGGGCGGCAGTTGCTTGCCGACGAGCCGGCATTCGCCGAGGCCGTCGCGACACTCGAGCCGGATTTCGTCGCCGAGGTCGGGTTCTCTCTGCACGACGTGCTTGCCGAGGGACGAGAGCCGACCGGCATCGAGCAGATCCAGCCCGTGTTGGTCGGCATCCAGTTGGCGCTGACCGCATTGTGGCGTTCCTACCGGGTGGAACCCGATGCGGTGATCGGACATTCGATGGGCGAGGTGAGCGCGGCCGTCGCGGCCGGGGCGCTGACCCCGGCCGAGGGTTTCCGCGTGATCGCCACCCGCTCGCAGCTGATGTCCCGCCGTGCCGCCACCGGCGCGATAGCCCTGCTGGAACTCGACGCGACCGCCACCGAGGCGTTGCTCGTCGACGTCCCGGACGTGACGGTGGCCGTGTACGCCTCACCGCGCCAGACCGTCGTGGCCGGGCCGACCGAGGCCGTCGACGCCGTCGTCGCCCGGGCGACCGCGCAGAACACATTCGCCCGCAGGGTGAACGTGGACGTGGCATCCCACCACGCGATGATGGACCCGATCCTGCCCGAGCTGAAGGACGCGCTGGCTGATCTGATCCCCGGCTTCCCGGTCATCCCAGTCATCTCCACCGTCGAAAATGCCGGGGACGCACCGCAGTTCGACGCCGACCACTGGGTGGCCAACCTGCGCAACCCGGTCCGGTTCAGCGACGCGATCGCCACCGCCGGTGCCACCAACTCCACGTTCATCGAGATCAGCCCGCACCCATTGCTCATCAAGGCCATCTCGGACACCCTCGATGACCCCGACACCGGCAACAAGCATCACCACAGCCTCGGCACCCTGCTGCGCGACACCAACGACACCGTGGCATTCCACACCTCGCTGAACGCAACATTCACCGCGAGGCCGCCGGTGGGCGAACATCCGCCGGAGCCGCACCCTGCTCTGCCGACCACGCCGTGGCGCCACACCAGGCATTGGCTCGACTTCACACCTGCATTGTCGGGCAACCGATTCGGCCCGCGCCGCGGCAAGCCGCTGGCCGCCGAGGACTGTCCGGTGCCGGTGGATTGGCTTTACGAACCCAGCTGGCCGAACCGTCCGCTGCCCACCGAGCCCGCCGCGAGCACCGGCTCGTGGCTGGTAGTCGGCGACGACGAACTGGCCGCCGAGCTGGGCAGCGGCCCGATCACCGATGTGGCGAACGTGCTCTACGCGCCGCGCGCCACCGACTCGTCGATCGATATCGCCGCCGCCTACAAGCTGTTCAACGACGCGCGGCGCCTCGTCACCGAGCTGATCGCGCGGCCGTCACAACCCAAACTGTTCTTCCTGACCCGCAACGCCCAGCCCGTGGCCGACGGTGACCGGGCCAACCCGGTCCAGGCCGTGCTGTGGGGCCTGGGCCGCACGCTGGCCCTCGAGCATCCCGAGATCTGGGGCGGGGTCATCGATGTCGACGAGTCGATGCCGGCAGTGCTGGCGGCCCGTCTCGTGCGGGACGAGGCGACCGCAGGCGACGGGGAGGACCAGGTCGTCTACCGGTCCGGTACCCGGCATGTGCCCCGACTGAAGGCCACCTCCCCAACGGCGTCCGATGCCGCGCCGGCCAAGGACAGCAGCCACCTCGTCATCGGAGCCACCGGCCACATCGGTCCCGCTCTGATCCGCCAACTCGCCGAGATGGGCGCCGGAACGATCGTCGCGGTGTCGCGAAACCCCGGCGATCGACTCGAAGAGCTTGGGCGGCAACTGGATTCGACGGGCACCACGCTGGTCCAGGTCGCCGCCGACGTCACCGACCAGACCGCGATGGCGGCGCTGTTCGACCGGTTCGGCTCCGATCTGCCGCCGCTGGAAGGTATTTACCTCGCGGCGTTCGCCGGTGGCCCGGTGACCCTGCGCGACATGACCGACGACGACGTCAGCACGATGTTCCGTCCGAAGCTGGACGCGCTCGGCGTGCTGCACGCGCTGTCGCTGAGGACGAATGTCCGCCACTTCGTGATGTTCTCGTCGATCTCCGGTCTGCTCGGCTCGCGCTGGCTGGCGCACTACACGGCGACCAGCAACTTCCTCGACACATTCGCCTATGCCCGACGCAACCTGGGTCTGCCGGCCACGGTCGTGAACTGGGGTCTGTGGAAGTCGTTGGCGGAGCAGCAGTCCGACGCCGGTGAGGTGATGTCCAACGCCGGCCTCAAGCCGATGCGCGACGAGGTCGCCATTCGTGCGCTGCCGCTGGCGATGGGTTCTGATGCGCCCGTGCAGACTACGGTCGTCGACGCGGACTGGCCGCTGCTGGCAGCGGCCTATCGGACCCGCGGTGCGCTGCGCATCGTCGACGACGTGCTGGCCCGTCAGGAAGCCGTCAACGGCGACGCTCCCGAGAGCGAGTTCCGCAAGGAACTGCGTCAGTGCCCGCCGGAACGTCGCCGCCAGGTCCTAGCCGACCACATCGTCGCGATGGCGTCCGCCATCATCGGACTGTCGCCCGAGCAGGCAGTCGACCCGGAAGCGGGCTTCTTCCAACTCGGCATGGACTCGTTGATGAGCGTCACACTCCAGCGCCGCCTCAGCGCGAGCCTGGGCATCGCGCTGCCGGCAGCGCTCATCTACGAATACCCGACCATCTCGTCGCTGACCGACGCCCTGTGCGAGCGGATGGGTTACGCGACTGCGGAGCAATCCCCGGCTGCGGTTCGCCCCGGACTGGGTGCCCGAGCGCAGCAACGCGCCCGTGCCCGCCAGGGGGCCGCGGCCAACAGACGGAAAGGACGTGTGGTGTGA